The genome window TCAGGTGGATTGCGTGGAGGCACAGTTGTTTGGTTGTACTCAGCGAGTCTGGTCAACAACAGCTTGACGACCTCAGGCCGTGCCTCAGCCAAATCTGCCCTCTCGTAGGGATCAGCAGTGACATTGAAAAGCCAGACAGACTTCCCTCGCTGGTCTCGTCTCTTTTCCATGTCTTGCCACTGCTGCGGACCTCCCGGCATCGTCTGTGGAGGGAACCAGTCACCGTCGCCTACATTTCCGGTCAAAAGTTTCCAGTCACCAGCTCGGATGGCTGCACGCACTCCTGTATCCCAGATCCCAAAGCCATTGAGAGTTAGTAGCCTGGGGTCAACTTCATGCCTTTTGGATACTGGGTCTATGTTGAAAAGGATTTCAGTTCGCAGACAGGGCAGGCCTCTACTTATGGCCCCCCAAACATCGTGGCCATCCAGGTGCCTGGAATCAGGCTCTGGAAACCCTGCAAGAGACAGCAGTGTTGGGTACCAATCTGAGACATGAATCAGAGCCTGACTCACCACTCCCTTCCTTTTCAAAAGTGGGCTGTGTACAAAACCAACTGCACGAACTCCACCCTCCCAGTAGGAGCCTTTGCCTCCACGCAGGGGCCAATTACATCCCCCTGAAAGTGGTTGGCCCCCGTTGTCTGAAGAGTAGATGAGAACAGAGTTGTCATAGTATCCTCGTTCCCGCAGCTCACTGACAATCTCCCCTACTGACTCATCTACACCACTTACCATAGCGGCATAGTGGCGCCGGGGTCTATTACCAAGTGCCTGGTAGCGTCTGAGGAGGTAGGCAGGAGCCTGTAATGGCGTGTGCACAGCCTGGAGGGCTACATATAGAAACAGGGGCTTCCGTCGATCATGACTTCTCAGTATGTCTTTCACTCTGCAAGAATGATGTCAGTCCAAATTATTACAACAATGATTTGCATCAATCAATGTagaacaaatacatttacaaaatgcaattttaaaatgtgtttctgggtcaaagtaactcaaaatgatggagcaggtcacaaaTGGTTGCAGTCTCTCACCTCTCTGTGTAAAGCCTTGTTGAGTAATTCCCACTCAGCTCCCAGGCAGGCCGGTGTCCATCATGCAGGTCAAACCCACAGGCCTCTGCACCGTCACAGCTCTGGAAGTTAAAATGGTCACTGCTGCCTGTCAGTGAGCCGAGGAAGCTTTGAAAGCCACGACTTGTTGGCAGACACTCAAGCCGGCAGAAACCCAGGTGCCACTTCCCTACCATATGGGTGCTGTAGCCAGCCTGCTGTAGCCTCTCAGGGAGTGTTGGTGTGTCGGGCGGCAGGCAGAGGGGCTGGCGTGCACGGATGATCGAGTGTTGAAGGCCAGTGTGAATCTGATACCTGGAGCAAGAGATGTTTGAGAGATGGAGAAGATCGGACAGGGGAATGCATAGGGATTCTGTAAACCATAAGTTCACTGGACTTAATGTTCCCATGAAAATACTTCAGAAGTGCACTTTTCATTCCTTTGTTGACGTATCGCCGATTGAAAGAGGAAGTTGGGGTGGGACTTATCGAAATAAAgggctaaaaaatattttataaataatttataaaaattaatacattttaataaaaagattaaaaaagtcAGTGGGCTTTGGTTTGCATCATAGCTGTAAACCATTAtttgctcctgacccatatctgcatgattttatgcattgcactgctgccaaacaattggctgattagataatcatattaataagtaggtgtacgggtgttcctaataaagtgctcagtgagtgtaccaTGTAGATCaggagtgcccaatacgtcaatcGCGAtcgcaatgctggtagatcgcacgaaatttaaatgtgctttcgttaaattttaattaaaaaataatatatatatatatatatatatatatatatatatatatatatattatatatatatatatatatgtctttccttcttttagtttctgtctgactcgCACgtgacgagtacattttgaccaggtgagatttttgtttattcagttgccatgacaactaggtttgggCCTTCCAAGGgtttctgagaacagagcgcgaaattgcgaagctagcagtgtttgagactagcttcCAGCCgctactgtctgattccattcagtgcaaatcatcagaataaggtaaatgccctggctattgtgctgtaggtgttttgggtttagtgttaaaactgaatgatatcaacattgaacattattatatatatatatatatatatatatatatatttgtcttattaattacaagattaattccatgtagggatacatccagtagtcccaacaagcatttaaaaaaaaaatgaaactgtgttttttttagttggtagatcttattgagttggccatttaaaagtagatcatcatgcaaaaaagtgtgggcacccctggtgtagatgacctcaaagctaacagacatgaatCCAATTTTGATTTTCATGGGGTCTTTGGTTACCACAATATAGAACAGCTAATAAAACTGAACATGCAATACAATATTAAATTGGTCTGAAATGTACAAGTGAAAATCTTTCAATCCATTCAGGTATATtcttttatatacagtaataaTCATTACGTTTTGTATTACCAATAAGTAAAAAGTGCCATTATAACCATTTTATTGATAGTGGTGTTCTTACCGACCAGTCATAAGCTGGCTGCGTGACGGGGAACAGATGGGCTGAACGTAGTAGTTTTCCAGCTTCACCCCCTCTCCAGCCAGCTGGTCCAACACAGGCGTGTGGATCTCTGAGCCATGGTACCCAATGTCATTGTAGCCTTGGTCATCCACCATCACAAAAACAATATGCGGGGGAACTTTACCTTGACCAGGAACCTTTCCAGAGGCAAAGCCCTTCGTAGTGTGTAGTAGTCCTTGCACCAAGCAGAAGCAATAGCCCAGTACCATCACATTCATGATGGGGTCACCGATCCACCAGATTATTTTCATGTCCACTGACTAGCCCTTTAATGTCTcttaataacttaaatattggcTTTCAACTTGACCTAAGTCTAAAAGATTAACAGAGCAAGCTTGCCGTTATCCTTCATCATGGTACAATGAAGGTCTTtttatcctcttttttttttttatccaagtaGATTCAGCtctttcaatttagtttttgttttaaatcatgcTGGTAATTGTAACCAGTAGTGCAGTTCTTTGCTGAGTGTTAGGCTAGAATGCTGTACAGTATGTTTGATTAACTTTGTAATCCGAGCTGAACTGTCCAGGAGCAAACACTGATGTTTTCTAACAGCACAGTGTTACATTCCtctaggacacacacacacacctacaggaTCAGGCACAGAACATTGCACATACAAGGCCCCCCAAAAGTACTATATTTGGATACATTTGGACACTTAATTCACATCTAAAAAGTCTGAGAgccattttattttcttcaataTCTTTCAACCAGTAATTGTGTCCAGGTCATTTTAGTGAatgtatgaagaaaaaaatacaggccaataaaatgtatattataatttagaaataaagatTTGACACCACCTGGCAAGTAAGTGTATTACAAACAGTATTAAACCACTGTAATAATGGGTTGGAATGATTCTTGCTCCACTTACCTGACTCACAATTTCAAAAGTCAGACATTATCAGTGGATGATattgacacaaaacaaaacacattagtGCAGATGAAGCAGTGTTGATGAGATAAACCTCACATGTTGTTTCATTGATCCCATAATTACCACAGAACCACAGAAATGCATTTACCTCATAATGAGTTCCCAGAACAGAGGCTGTGGAGGTTGACTTTCCTGGATATAGGCTAAGTGATGCTTACTGTGAAGCTGTGCACGAAAGAGATACAACTGAGCTCTGATGGAGTTCTGTTAAACCCAAAGATAATGCAGTTATCCCCTCAATAAAGCATCTGTTCGTACTGATGAGATGCATAGCAATTAAACAATATTAAGGCTTGTGTTTAAAGTGGCCATTTAATAGATTTATCGCTTCATATTTTTAACCTAAGGTACatttataatgaataaaataattcatGCATATCCTATTTGAAACATGATTTTATAAAGCCTTTACATCATTAAGATGATGAAAATGAAATGCATGTTtttaatatgatacaacaggtTTGTGAGATATATATCTCAATTATcattacattcatgcccaccacaatAAAAAGCAAAGAACTTTGTAAATACTGACACAtaatcacggcttgtgctgtttctaacaagatattggataaacaaggatggatggatggttggatgtgtgtgtgtgtgagagagagagagatggagcctGTGCGAACACCTGTTGCctctcccaagcagagatgctgtcagctttctgaagatcagctttctcagcagaaaaatagccatccaagagggggtatttctccctatttcgcggtagcaagagtcattcacttaagaaactgcaatgtcctccgccattttaaacagtgtgtctactccaatgtggaaagtccgataaGAGGTAAGATCTTAAGTTTGTGTAATGTATcaatctgttgtgtctctcagctgttatgagctgtaatgctgaagttgtttgtttaaagccatttaaagctatttcctagctttagtagtagtaatacatgcgatcatgaagagctgttgtatgtaaacggctgaagcggcttcacttcacgtcacctaactggctcatattacagataaaattatcttttgccaccacctaatggctaacatatgtaatgtcaaaaaacaaaaaggcatgCAAAAAAAGACAAATCATAGCTCTTAaaagatctgcactgctcttacactttagtttagaatggcacgaacacaagcagagtgatacacagtgaagcgtctgagtgttGATGgtttcagaccatcagtgctcatggaacgtctctcatccaatcagattcaaggactataactaactgttgtgtaatatatatatatatatatatatatatatatatatatatatatatatatatatatatatatatatatacacacacatatatttatttttcaaacttttggctgccagtgtatatatggagtggtggtggcatggcatagtgggctaaagcactgaactggtaagcagaaggttgtaggtttgatCCCCAAAgccttgtgtccttgagcaaggcacttaactccaggttgctcaggggaaTTGACCCTGTAattagggcactgtaagtcactttggataaaagtgtctgctaaatgcgtaaatgtaaattatatgacGATGAGGATAATTGACCTTTTTTTGTCAGTAGGTGCACTGTACATTCTGTAAACACTGGGTTAAAGTTCTTATCTGCAAATCAGCAGTGTCAGTAAAATGATTGGTTGTCATGATTGGAGTTCAGCTCATGATGGATACACAACCTGTCAAAGCCATTTAGACTTCTTTTCACATGTGTAATAACACACTTATTATTGTGGTTTTCAGATCCATTATAGCTGGCACTGCAGTATCCTTCATTATTACACTGCGACCTGAAATACTCTTTTcttattggtcaatggcgccatctagcagaCGGTAATTTTCACATCAGCAGAACTCTGAAGCACACCAGAGTTTGATTTCAGCTTTTCAGCGATTTCTTCTCAAATTCCATactttcaatgcaaat of Xyrauchen texanus isolate HMW12.3.18 chromosome 20, RBS_HiC_50CHRs, whole genome shotgun sequence contains these proteins:
- the si:dkey-174i8.1 gene encoding arylsulfatase I; translation: MKIIWWIGDPIMNVMVLGYCFCLVQGLLHTTKGFASGKVPGQGKVPPHIVFVMVDDQGYNDIGYHGSEIHTPVLDQLAGEGVKLENYYVQPICSPSRSQLMTGRYQIHTGLQHSIIRARQPLCLPPDTPTLPERLQQAGYSTHMVGKWHLGFCRLECLPTSRGFQSFLGSLTGSSDHFNFQSCDGAEACGFDLHDGHRPAWELSGNYSTRLYTERVKDILRSHDRRKPLFLYVALQAVHTPLQAPAYLLRRYQALGNRPRRHYAAMVSGVDESVGEIVSELRERGYYDNSVLIYSSDNGGQPLSGGCNWPLRGGKGSYWEGGVRAVGFVHSPLLKRKGVVSQALIHVSDWYPTLLSLAGFPEPDSRHLDGHDVWGAISRGLPCLRTEILFNIDPVSKRHEVDPRLLTLNGFGIWDTGVRAAIRAGDWKLLTGNVGDGDWFPPQTMPGGPQQWQDMEKRRDQRGKSVWLFNVTADPYERADLAEARPEVVKLLLTRLAEYNQTTVPPRNPPDDPMADPQLHGGVWAPWLGQEETGEEQDDDDSDSGSRKGRYKSTCRVCKLRSLFNKVRSRMQRAALFL